The window gtctccaaattttgAGGAAAGAcaatctggctattgagggaatgcaagATAGGTTCACAaagtcaattcccagaatggcgggactatcttacgctgaaagattggagcgactgggcttgtgtacccttgagtttggaaggctgagaggggatctgattgagacgtataagattattaaaggattggacactcgggaggcaggaagcatgtttctgctgatgggggagtgccgaaccagagggcacagtttagatataaggggtaggccatttagaacagagttgaagagaaacttcttcacccagagagtggtgggtatatggaatgctcttccccagagggcagtggaggccaagactctggatactttcaagaaagagttggatagtgggatcaagggttatggggataaggcaggaacaggatactgattgtggatgatcagccatggtggtgctggctcgaagggcagaatggcctactcatgcacctattgtctattgtctgatgaatgttcataaggggcatggattgggtgaatatccaaggtcttttcccctgggtatgggagtccagaactagagggcatatgtttgagctgagaggggaatgatttaaaagggacctgaggggcagacctgctcactctccgcagtatcccagtgttgtgaaagatattcaCTTTCAGGTGGATTTTTCTTGATGTTAGTCTTGACAgtttttgcttttctgcccctgtaagatcctgaatcagcatcTTCAGGGGAGTTAGTtagagcggagtgagaacagagggggatggtgctttcaattttgtggaattagaaaagaaaagaatattccGCAGTAAGTTGAATTCctagttctgaatttctaccctgcactgacaatgatcacttttgtaatctctttttaacaGAGTATTGGACgatctgaagacagaagtttcaaaatcaacagattgAAGGGCTCTCCattgtctgcagtcctcactttgacatcaatgtctgacagtcactcaatccatcgggacgACAACAATTTTCCAACTGTGATtgtgtgagaaggagcaaagctttttggttcctgtttgaggatGTTTTCAgcgtcagtgggactggatgagagaccccactgttgcagtgcactgaccgtggagcctgaaacagttatacggcctgggaaGGGGAATTCACGATGGGGAGGGGCTCCACACGCAGTTGTGTGTAactgaagcttcggccatggagagACCCGAGGAATCCTGCCccgtggagaaaccgtggaagtgtggcgactgcggGAAAGGTTTCCATGTCCCGTCTGTCCTGGAGACGCATCGGCGcagccacaccggggagaagccgttctcctgctatgtctgcgggaaggccttcagcgattcctccaccctgctgaggcaccagcggattcacaccagggagaggcccttcagctgccccgagtgcgggaaggccttcagcgattcctctgccctgctgacccaccggcgggtccacacgggggagaggctgttcagATGTtccaagtgcgggaaggcctttacccaggcctctgccctgctgaggcaccagtgggtccacatggggaagaggccgttcccctgcaccgagtgtgggaaggccttcagcaattcctccaacctgctgacccaccggcgggtccacacgggggagaggccattcccctgtcctgtctgcaggaaggccttcagcagttcctccaacctgctgacccaccagcgggtccacacgggggagaggcccttcagctgccccaagtgcAGGAAgacctttacccaggcctccaacctgctgaggcaccagcaggtccacacggggggagaggcccttcagctgccccgagtgtggggaGGGGTTCTGTCAGGTGAGCAGCCTGCGGAGGCACGAGCAGCTCCACtagggggagaggcccttcagggGGCCCCTGGTGCAGGAAGGGGTTCACCTGCTCGATTAagctgctgacccaccagtggctccacaccggggagaggccgttcacctactctctcagtgcaggaagggcttcacctgctcctcccaacTGTGGACGCACTGAAGCAGCCACAGCCGAGTGCCATTATCAACTGGACTATCGACCCAGTTTCGGGGCTGCTGGGTTCGAATCCGGCCGCggcagatggcggaattggaaTTTGTTCAGAAACTGCAGTTCAGAATCTAACGATGAAACCATtttttgttggggggggggagggggtgggtggagcAAAAACCCCTATCTGATTCACTCACATCCTttttaggggaggaaactgccgttgtgggaaaggattcactcagtcgttccagctgcatcctttacccaggctggcctacacgtgactccagacccacagcggtGTGGTTGACTCGACACTGCCCATCCAACTTACTTGGAATACAGGATACGGGTTGAAATtactgagtgaggcaatacttcccaaaggttaaggctgtaccaaggatccaattacaaagggacaacttggtggtGACCAATACTAAGGAAAGTGTGGTTGTTGGGGGGAGGTGTGCGCACTTCGGTCTTGAGCTGTTTGAAAAGTAGCTactttttctctgcctttttgctggggggatctgaagctgtaacaaagttgggttgcaataaaggttacctgaacttactgccgggctcagactctcattgaaggcTTTGAGCACCAAGGggttttttgttttaaagctgctcatttctttcagcctcctgcactgagtttccaatgtcgtgtatcagatagagcagtgaatgaggagctagtatcattagaaattgtaaattttCCCGAGTGCAGGTACTGCGTCATTTCATCAGCTTTGTAAAGTTTCCTGGCAGCACTGGGACGTTTGGGCTGTGTTCaccagatgtggaggtgccggttttggactgggatgGATAAAATTTAAAACTCTCAACAccaagtttatttgaaagcaccagcttttggagtgctgctccttcattgggtagctgtggagcaggatcgaaAGACGTTAcattttatagcaaaagatcactgtcatagatatattgaacaaacctaaattgctgttaagtctttcatcttttagaacgggttgcaggtttcggtttgTTCGAATGTAAATCATTGAACATCTTTCAAATCATGTTCTTGAGATGATTTaaggtttttattttttttaaaaaagtcacatctcagctcagacaatgccttaaaggtgtgaggttcgagtctgtcaGAACCAATCTGATTCAAGGTTGGGATCCTATTTCccaagtaggaatttataaaatattacatggattgactgcttaCAGACTCTGCGcttttttgagcaaaattgaatgtatctgcaaatataattctgccaatacaaattcacctcatagtttgtgtgtgtgggtgtgcgtgcatgtttggtaaagtgtgagtgtgatggagtataagtctgtgagaggcttggtgtatgtgtgtatgagacaggtaTGAATGCAAGGGTTTATGTTTTACTAAAACAAGGAAGTGCAGTTAATTGTGGGACCCTGGGTCATCTTGTaaaagagagagacatagagtcatagagatatacagcatggaaacagacactttggtccaatcTATCCAcagcgaccagatatcccaacccaatctagtcccaccttccatcACCCGGCCCTTATCTCTCCAAACCTGAGACATGGGGTGAGGCGGGGGttaggtacatagttctttgaaagttataTCACTGGTAGACAGTGGTTTAGAGTactgggtacagttctggtgccCCTGTAATAGGAAGAAGACTATTAGAGAGGGTTTGGtcaagatttaccaggacattgccaggactgaATATCAAAGAGTTCTTCCTTCACGTCGGGGagctcaaaactagggggcatattctttcaaggtgagaggagagaggtttAAAAGGAACGcaaggggcaacgttttgacagagggtggtttgtgtgtggaatgaacttgctgaggaagtggtagatgcaggtacaattacaacatttaaacaacattcagatgggtgcatgaatagaaaggtttagagggatatggacgaaatgcaggcaagtgggactggtttagtttgggaaacctggtcagcatggtcgagttggaccgaagggtctgtttctgtgctgtatgcctCTACGAACCGGAAGCGATCTTATTGAAACCAGTAGAATTCTGAAAGCAGCTTGACAAGATAGATACCGATAAAATTCTCCTTTTTTGGGGGGGGAGAGTCAGAGAATcccgacaatgtggaagcaggccattcggcccatctattCCACACTGGcattctgaaaagcatctcaCCCATACCCAACCCTTTACTCTGTATTTCCTATGGctcatccaccctaacctgcacatccagggcactatgggtaatttagcatagccaatccaccctaacgtacCACTCCcaaggcactatgggtaatttagcatagccaatctaccCTAACGTACCACTCCcaaggcactatgggtaatttagcatagccaatttgcCCATCcagtgcactatgggtaatttagcatagccaatccaccctaacctgcacatccagggcactatgggtaatttagcatggccaatccaccctaacctacccatcccagtgcactatgggtaatttagcatagccaatccactctaacctgcccatcccagggcactatgggtaatttagcacagcgaATCTACCTTAATTTATAAATTAGATTAGTCCACAAGGGTGAAAAGTACAAGGAATTAAAAACAAACACTGATGGTAAAAATCACAAGCCTAGTGACGGGTGTCTGCCCCCGGGGCCCGCACGGCGCcattttcctaacggccgcccTCCCGCTGCTTCCTCGCTCGagcgacttctcctcccaaccgccttcGCCCCCGCGTGGCGTCTGCAcgtggggatgggcggggccgggggggggatgggcggggccgggggagcCTCACCGTCACCAAGCAACAGCGTCACCAATGGACCAACAATCGAAACTGGATCCTCATGTCCCCAAACCTGAAACGATACATGGTGTGTCTGAATGTGCGCCGCATCGTAACAAAAGGTGATGacagatattaactttcaggggGAGGTATCCAAAatgcagagagatgtcagtcttgatgtttttgctttttctgcccctgtaagatcctgaatcagcaccttcaggggaattagagcggggtgagaacagagggggagagagagagtgggatggtgcactgagtgtggagacTGAAACAGCTATACGGCCTGGGAAGAGGAATTCAAGGTGGGGAGAGGCTCCTCacgcgtttgtgtgcagctgaagcgtTGGCCGTGGAGAAACtgtggaagtgtggtgactgtgggaaaggcttccgtgtcccgtctgccctggagactcatcggcgcagtcacaccggggagaggccgttcccctgcaccgactgcgggaaggccttcagacgttcctcccacctgctgacctaccagcggatccacacgggggacaGGTCCTTCAGCTGCACTgtgtgcgggaaggccttcagcaagtCCTCCAgcttgctgacccaccagcgggtacacacaggggagaggccatttccttgccctgagtgtgggaaggtctTTACCCAGGCCcccaatctgctgaggcaccgaTGGGTCCACAGatgggagaggcccttcagctgccctgaatgcgggaaggccttcacccgCTCCTCCTACCTGCGGAGCCACCAGCAAGTTCACGtaccatcgcagggggattgaaggaatgACAGCCGAGTACCATTATTGACCGGATTATCAAACCAATTCTGGGGattcccgggtttgaatcccgccgCGGCAGCTAGTGGAATTGGAATatggtcagaaatctggagtgaAACCGTTgttggtggggttgggggtggaagaAATCCCCATCTGATCCACTCAGctcctttttagggaaggaaactgtcgtTGTGGGAGAGGATTCACTCAGACATCCCAGCTGTCTCCTTTACCTAGTCtggtcgacctgtgactccagacccacagcagtgcagctgactcTACACTGCCCATCCAACTTACTTGGATACAGGATACAGGTTGACGTTCCTGAGTGAGACAATACTTTTTCTGGGTGAAGGCTCTagcaaggatccaattacaaagggacaacttggtggtgaccaataatgaagaaagtgaggggttggagggagtgttgtttttttaaaaaattgctacTTTTTCTATGCCTTTCTGTTGCGAgattctgaagctgtaacaaagttgggtcacaataaagaTTACCTGAACTTCACACCAAGCTCAGACTCTCAATGAGAGCTTTGAACtcaacagtttttgttttaaaactgctCATTTCTTGCAGGCGAAAGTgaaaactgctgatgctggagatcagagtcaagattagtgtggtgctggcaaagtccagcaggtcaggcaacgttgattttcctgctcctcggatgctgcctgacctgctgtgctgatTTCTGACAGTCTCCTGTACTATGTTTCCAATGTTGTGTATCGGTTgcagcagtgaatgagtagccaGTATTGTTTGAAATTGTGAATTTTTCAGGAGTGCAGGTACTCCATCATCCCATTGTCATTGTCCAGTTTCCTGGCAGcactgggaggtgtgggctgtgtccattggaaacgatgtggaggtgctggtgttggactggggtggataaagttacaaatcacacaacaccaggttatagtccaacaggcttatttgtaagcattagctttcggagtggtgccccttcatcaggtagctgtgaagcagggtcattagacacagaatttatagcaaaagatcacactGTCATGCAACAGACAGgacatattgaacaaatctagattgcagattagtttttcatcttttaccatgggttgcaggtttcagttcagtaAACCCCAGAACAATTCACCTTCTTGAGATGatgtaaggttttataaaaataggtgacatctcagctcagatactgCACAAAagtgtctgtgtcccaatcttgaatcagactggttctattaatcaaagtaggaatttatagaatattacatggattgacggCCTGCggtttgtgtgctttttgagcaaaattgaatatatctgcaaatataattctgcaaatgcaaattcaccccattgaCTTATGTGTGATTGTATCtgcacaagtgtgtgtgtgtgcgtgctaatgaagtgtgtgtgagatggtgtgagtgttagggtgtgtgtgtctgagagagcaaCATGTAAAGGCAAGGGGTTGCATGTTGCTAAAACAaggaagggcaggacttgtacagtagGGTCCTGCATCATGTTGTAGAACAGAttcattgggggggggggcgtggagggGTTCTGGGacgtaaagttaaaaatctctcaacaccaggttattgtccaactggtttatttggaaacacaagcttttggagcactgctccttcatgggatgtttgtggaacaggatcataagacacaaccacctgatgaaggagcagtactccaaaagctaatgcttgcaAATGAGCCTGTTGGAGTATCAGCTGGTgtggtgtgaattttaacttcatccaccccagtccaacaccagcatctccaagtcGGGGACATAGTTCTTTGGAAGTTGCATCATtggtggacagggtggtgaaagaggcatttagcacactctccttcattgttcacaccgttcagtgcaggagttgggacatcacgtTGAGGTtggacaggatattggtgagaccatgtgtAGAGTACTGAGTACACTTCTGGTCGCCCTATCGACGACCACAAGTTGTCGGGTGACCTTATTTCGATTTATAAACTCATGGGGCGTGTAGGAAAGGTAAATAttacgtggggggggggggggggggggggaatgatgcATCTCCCCTGTTTTCCTTCTCTTGACATTCAGACACTTCAATCCTGTCAGTAACAGCCTCATCGCCAGAGAGCAGACTGCGCGTGCTCCTCACTGCACACAAGGCACACGCCTCGCGACTTTCTTTTGGGGGGCCAATCAGAAGCCGTGGAGGACCGGAAGgtgactggtcctcctgccaatcagagccttcCTATGGTCTGAATGCAGAAGCTGCTGCTCTGTGTCTCTGAATGGAGATTGAGTTTGCTCCAGACTCCCTTCTTACTTCTGCTAATCTAATCATTTTACCACATCTGTCTGTGGCGTGCAACCCTCCCCCAACGATAGCTGGGTCTTATTACTTTTGCTGGCCCAACGCAGATTCTTATTTGGTTATCTTGTTCATACTAACTCCCTTTGtgcgtggtaaaaacaatgactgcagatgctggaaaccagattctggattattggtgctggaagagcacagcagttcaggcagcatccaagtagcttcaaaatcgacatttcgggcaaaagcccttcatccagaaTCTCTATGTGTGTGATCATTGCTACTGTCA of the Chiloscyllium punctatum isolate Juve2018m chromosome 36, sChiPun1.3, whole genome shotgun sequence genome contains:
- the LOC140460772 gene encoding uncharacterized protein, encoding MERPEESCPVEKPWKCGDCGKGFHVPSVLETHRRSHTGEKPFSCYVCGKAFSDSSTLLRHQRIHTRERPFSCPECGKAFSDSSALLTHRRVHTGERLFRCSKCGKAFTQASALLRHQWVHMGKRPFPCTECGKAFSNSSNLLTHRRVHTGERPFPCPVCRKAFSSSSNLLTHQRVHTGERPFSCPKCRKTFTQASNLLRHQQVHTGGEALQLPRVWGGVLSGEQPAEARAAPLGGEALQGAPGAGRGSPARLSC